The genomic DNA CTCGTTCCGAAGTTCGCGGTGGCGGACGCAAACCGTGGCGGCAAAAAGGAACCGGTCGCGCCCGGGCAGGGTCCATTCGCTCGCCCTTGTGGCGCGGTGGTGGCGTAATTTTCGGTCCCAAACCCCGCGACTTTGAAATCAAAATGAACCGCAAAGAAAGACGGCTAGCCTTGCGCACCGCCTTTCAAGACTGCTTGCAAGACGCCGTGGTGGTGGAAGACTTCAACGACCGGCTGCCACGTCCGAAAACCAAAGAAGTCTATGCCGCCTTGCAGCGATGGGGCATCGATCCCGATCGTTGTCGGGTTTTGGCGATCGCGCCGAAACCGGATCCCAACGTAACCCTCTCCATGCGCAACCTACCAGGCGTCAAGCTCATCTACGTCAACAACCTAAATGTTTACGACCTATTGACCGCCGACCGCCTGGTGGTAACCTCAACCGCCTTGAACCAAATCCAGGAGGTGTATGGTGACGACTAACCAACCAGAAGACCTGCGGACCCTAGCCGATATCATCCGCCGCCCCATCGTAACCGAAAAAGCCACCATCCTCATGGAAGAAAACAAATACACCTTTGAGGTGGCACCGCAGGCAACCAAACCACAAATTCGAGCCGCCATCGAGCAGCTGTTCGACGTCAAAGTGGACAAAGTCCGCACCGTCAATCCCCCACGCAAATATCGCCGCGTCGGTCGCTTCTTCGGGCACAAACCCCGCTATAAAAAAGCGATCGTTACCCTAGCCGGCGACGACAGCATCACCTTGTTCCCAGAAGTATAAACCTGGACTCTGTCGCCCCCGATTGTCGCTCACACCAGCAATTGTTATGGCTATTCGTACCCTCAGACCTTACACACCGGGAACGCGGGATTACAGCCTATCCGACTTTTCGGAAATCACCCGCGCACAACCAGAAAAAGCCCTCACCAAAGGCAAGCATCGTGCCAAAGGCAGAAACAACCGCGGTACCATCACCTGCCGCCATCGCGGTGGGGGCAACAAGCGTCGCTATCGGTATGTAGACTTCCGCCGGGACAAACACAACATTCCCGCCAAAGTCGCAGCCATCGAATACGACCCCAACCGCAACGCGCGTATTGCCCTGCTGTACTATCAAGACGGGGAAAAACGGTACATCCTGTATCCCACCGGCTTGCAAGTAGGTAGCTTTATCACCGCCGGTCCCGACGTTCCCATCGAACTGGGCAATGCCCTGCCCTTAAGCCGGATTCCCCTGGGAACCGCCATCCACAACGTGGAACTGGTTCCCGGCCGTGGCGGGCAAATCGTTCGCGCCGCCGGCAGCATGGCCCAAGTAGCCGCCAAAGAAGGTAACTACGTTACCATCAAACTGCCCTCCGGAGAAGCCCGCATGGTCCGCAAAGAGTGCTATGCCACCATCGGACAAGTGGGCAACTCCGAACAGCGCAATATTAACCAGGGCAAAGCTGGTAGAAAACGCTGGAAAGGACGCCGTCCCCACGTACGCGGCAGCGTGATGAACCCCGTGGACCACCCCCACGGCGGCGGCGAAGGTCGGGCCCCCATTGGCAAACCCAGTCCGGTAACCCCCTGGGGCAAACCCACCTTGGGCTACAAGACCCGCAAACGTAAGAAAAACAGCGATAAATTTATTGTTCGCCGTCGGAACAAATAATTCAATTGCTGCATTGATTGGTTGAACCAAATGGAGGGATCGCAATGGGTCGTTCTCTGAAAAAAGGCCCTTTCGTAGCAGATAGTTTGCTCAAAAAAATTGAAAAGCTGAACGAAAAGGGTGATAAACAGGTGATTAAAACCTGGTCCCGTGCTTCCACAGTTCTCCCCGATATGGTGGGGCATACCATCGCCGTTCACAACGGCAGGCAGCACGTTCCCGTTTACATCACCGAACAAATGGTGGGGCACAAGTTAGGCGAGTTTGCCCCCACCCGGACCTACCGGGGACACGCCAAAGACAAAAAGGCCGGTCGCTAGGACTCCCCTCGGTCTGCAAGCAGATTTTCGCCACTTGCTAGGAGCAACAATTAGGAGAAAGATATGGCTGTTGCTGTTGACGATACCCAAGAAGTGAAGGCGATCGCCCGTCACATACGCATGTCCCCCACCAAAGTGCGTCGCGTCCTCGACCAGATCCGCGGCCGTACCTATCAAGATGCTTTGATTGTACTTCGCTTTATGCCCTACCGCGCCTGCGAACCGATTCTGAAAGTCTTGCGTTCCGCCGCCGCCAACGCCGAACACAACGAAGGTTTGGACCGTGCCAGCTTGGTGGTCAGCAAAGCTTTCGCCGACCAAGGCATTTACCTGCGGCGCTATCGACCCCGGGCACAAGGACGGGTTTATCAAGTGCGCAAACCCACCTGCCACATTACCATCGCCGTCGCGCCTCAGCTAGAAGAGGAGTAGACAACCTCACTGGTGGATTCATTGTAAGGAGAGATTCGTGGGACAGAAAATACATCCAACGGGTTTCCGCCTTGGCATCAATCAAGAACACCGTTCCATTTGGTTTGCCAACAGCGGTCGCTACCCAGAACTATTACAAGAAGACTTCCAAATCCGCGACTACGTTTACAAGCAGCTTAGCAACGCTGGGATTTCCGAAATCCGCATCGAGCGCAAAGCCGACCAAATCGACTTAGAAGTACGCACCGCCCGTCCCGGAGTGGTCGTCGGTCGCGGCGGCAGCGGCATCGAAGCCTTGAGAACCGGCTTGCAGGATTTGCTGGGAGGCAACCGCCAAATTCGCATCAACGTCGTGGAAGTGACCCGCGTGGATGCCGATGCCAACCTGCTCGCGGAATACATCACCCAGCAACTAGAACGTCGGGTTTCCTTCCGTCGGGTGGTCCGCCAAGCCATCCAAAGAGCCCAAAAAGCTGGTGTAGAAGGAATTAAAATTCAAGTCAGCGGGCGTTTGAACGGGGCAGAAATTGCCCGGACAGAATGGACCCGAGAAGGACGGGTTCCCCTGCACACCCTGCGGGCCGACCTAGACTATTCCTACCGCACCGCCCACACCCAGTACGGCATTTTGGGCGTTAAGGTCTGGATCTTTAAAGGAGAAATTATTCCCGGCGAGGAAGATACCTCGGCTGCCGCCGAATCCCAGCCCATTCGCCGGCAACAACGGCGTCGGGATGGCGTGGGGGCATAAATACCCCGACCGGTTGTCAGTTGCGCCAGTTAGATGTTTAAAGGATAATTGTTATGCTTTTTCCAAAACGGACCAAATACCGCAAGCAGCAGCGCGGGCGCATGAGAGGTAAAGCCACCAGAGGGAACAATTTAAACTTTGGTGAGTATGGCTTAATTACTTTAGAACCTCATTGGATTACCGCCCGCCAAATCGAGGCCAGCCGTCGCGCCATGACCCGCTACGTCCGCCGGGGTGGCAAAATTTGGATTCGTATCTTCCCAGACAAGCCCATTACCATGCGCCCCGCCGAAACCCGGATGGGATCCGGGAAAGGAACCCCCGAATATTGGGTGGCTGTCGTCAAACCCGGTCGGGTCTTATTTGAAATGGGAGGCGTATCTAAAGAGGTGGCCTTGGAAGCACTGCGCCTAGCTTCCCATAAGTTGCCTGTGAAGACGAAGATTATTACGCGCGAACAGGAGCAAACATAACTATGGCGTTTCCTAAAATTTCTGAAGTTCGGCAGTTAAGCGACGAGGAAATCGCTCAAGAAATTGTGCGCCTCAAACAGCGATTGTTTGAATTGCGCTTGGAAAAAGCAACGGGTCGTTTGGAGAAACCCCACGAAATCAAGCACGCCAAACACCGTTTGGCCCAGTTGATGACCGTGGAACATGAAAGAAAACAACAAACCAGCACCCAGAGCGAGGAAGCATCCGAACCATCACAAACCTCTGCCACCTAATGGGATGAAGGAGTTATTTCCATGGCAACGAAAGAAAGAGTTGGTGTTGTAGTCAGCAACAAAATGCAAAAGACCGTGGTGGTGGCAGTGGAAAACCGCACCGCCCACCCGAAGTACGGCAAAATTGTGGTGCGTACGAAGAAATATAAGGTTCACGATGAGGAAGAACGCTGCCTCGAAGGCGATCGCGTACGCATCCAAGAAACGCGACCCCTCAGCCGTACCAAACGCTGGAAAGTTTTGGAAATCATAGAAAGTCCTTCTCGCTTGGAACAAGTAGGAGAGCAAACGTGATCCAGAAAGAATCGTACCTCAAAGTAGCCGATAACAGCGGCGCGAAAAGCTTAATGTGCATCCGCGTCTTAGGCAGCGGTAACCGTCGCTATGCAGGCGTTGGCGATGTGGTGATTGCCGTGGTTAAAGACGCCATTCCCAACATGGCCGTGAAGAAATCCGATATCGTGCGGGCTGTGATTGTTAGAACCCGCAAAGGACTGCGTCGCGAAAGCGGCATGAGCATCCGCTTTGACGATAACGCCGCCGTGGTCATCAACCCCGACAACAACCCCCGCGGTACCCGGGTGTTTGGTCCGGTGGCAAGGGAATTGCGCGATCGCAACTTCACCAAAATCGTTTCTTTGGCACCGGAGGTTCTCTAATGGCATCCAAGAGAAAGCGCAAACAGCAAAAACCCGCCAAACCCTACAAAATGCACGTAAAAAAAGGAGATACCGTCCAGGCCATCTCTGGCAAAGACAAAGGCAAAATTGGGGAAGTTTTGCGCGCCCTCCCCAAAGAGAGCAAAGTCATCGTTAAGGGGATGAACGTCAAAACCAAACACGTGAAACCCCAACAGGAAGGCGAATCCGGGCAAATCGTCACCCAAGAAGCCCCCATGCACAGCTCCAACGTCATGCTGTATTCCACCAAAAACGAAGTCGCCAGCCGGATTTGCTATACCTTCACCGAAGACGGACGCAAAGTCCGCAAACTTAAAAAAACCGGCGAAATCATCGACTAAATTCAACGCCACCCATCTGGCCATTACCCCCCTGACCAAGACCAGGGACAACGAGGATAGCAACCATGACCCTAAAACTCAAAAAACAGTATCGGGAAAGCATTGTACCGAACCTGATGAAACAGTTTAACTACAGCAACATCCATCAGGTTCCCCAACTGGTCAAAATTACCATCAATCGCGGCCTGGGAGAAGCCGCCCAGAACGCCAAAGCACTGGATTCCTCCATTCAGGAACTATCCGTAATTACCGGACAAAGACCGGTGGTTACCCGCGCCAAAAAAGCGATCGCTGGCTTCAAAATCCGCAAAGGCATGCCCATCGGCTTGATGGTAACGCTACGGCGCGAACGCATGTATTCCTTTCTCGAACGCCTGATCGACCTAGCGCTGCCCCGCATTCGCGACTTTCGCGGCATCAGTCCCAAAAGCTTTGACGGTCGCGGCAACTATACCTTAGGCATTCGCGAACAACTTATTTTTCCAGAAGTCGATTACGACAGCATCGACCAAATCCGTGGCATGGACATCACCATCGTCACCACAGCCAATACCGACGAGGAGGGTCGCGCCTTGCTCAGAGAATTAGGCATGCCCTTCCGTGACAATTAAGGGAATAGAATCAGGAGGGAAGATGGCGGCTAACGACACAATCTCAGATATGCTCACCCGGATTCGCAATGCCTGTTTGGTGAAGCACCCCACCACGGAAGTGCCTTCCACCAGAATGACACGTAGCATTGCCCAAGTCCTCAAAGAAGAAGGTTTCATCGCCGACTACGAAGAACACAGCGAAGGAGTCAAGAAAAATATCACCATTTCCTTGAAATACAAAGGGAAAAACCGCCAACCCACCATCCATACGCTCAAGCGAGTTAGCAAACCGGGATTGCGCGTGTACTCCAACCGCAAAGAACTACCCCGCGTATTGGGCGGTATCGGCGTAGCCGTAATTTCCACATCCAAAGGCATCATGACCGACCGCGAAGCCAGACGCCAAGGCATTGGCGGAGAAGTCCTCTGCTACATTTGGTAGCGCCACCGCTCTTTCCGCCCCAGCCCAACGCAGCGAACACTCGCCCTGAGGAAACCAAACTATGTCTCGAATTGGCAAGCGTCCTGTTGAAATCCCCGACAAAGTCAACCTCACCCTAGACGGACAACAAGTTAGCGTCAAAGGACCGAAAGGAGAACTCTCCCGGGTTCTGCCCGATCGCGTCATCATCGAACACGAAAACAACACCGTCACCGTCCGACCCCGGGATGACTCCCCACAAGCCAAACGGCTGCACGGATTGTGCCGCACCCTCATCGCCAACATGGTCGAAGGCGTATCCAAAGGATTTGAAATTCGCCTGGAAATCCAAGGGGTCGGCTACCGCGCCCAGCTGCAGGGCAACACGCTAACGCTCAACCTGGGCTTCAGCAAACCCGTGCAAATGGCAGCTCCAGAAGGCATCGAGTTTGCCGTAGAAAACAACACCAACATCTTCATCCGCGGCATCAACAAAGAAAAAGTCGGCGATACCGCCGCCAAAATTCGCGACCTGCGCCCCCCCGAACCCTACAAAGGCAAGGGGATTCGCTACCAAGGAGAACAAGTACGGCGCAAAGCCGGCAAAGCCGGGAAAAAATAATGTGTGGGTTTGCCCCTTGGTTGCTGGCAGTCCCAGATCCTTCTTTGTCTGTTCCCTAGCCATCCAGTCATTTAAGCAGAAGCGATTATGAAGCGAACTCGTAAAGAACAAATTAAAAGACGCCACGATCGGGTGCGCAAGCGTGTCTTTGGTACCCCCGAACGTCCCCGCTTGTGCGTCTTTCGATCCAACCAACACATTTACGTGCAAGCCATCGACGATACCCAGCACCATACCATCGTAGCCGCCTCTACCCTGGACAAAGACCTGCGATCGCAGCTTTCCTCCACCGCCACCTGCGAAGCCGCCGCTTCTGTAGGTAAACTAGTGGCCCAGCGAGCTCTAGAAAAGGGCGTGCAAAAAGTCGTCTTCGACCGCGGTGGCAACGTCTACCACGGCCGCGTCGCTGCCCTCGCCGAAGGCGCTCGAGAAGGGGGATTGAACTTCTAACCACCCCCCTCGCAGCTGCCACCGCCGGCCGCCAGCAGCTCCCCCAATCCCCCACCACAGGCATACACGCAAACCAACCAGAGCATCCCAACGAACAAGGACATATCTATGGCAGAGCGTCGTCAAAAAAACAATCGCACCCGCGAAAAAGACTCCAACTGGCAAGAACGGGTTGTCCAAATCCGCCGGGTTAGCAAAGTCGTCAAAGGCGGGAAAAAACTGAACTTCCGCGCCGTCGTGATTGTGGGCAACCAAAAAGGTCAAGTGGGCGTAGGCGTCGGCAAAGCCGGCGATGTCATTAGCGCCGTGAAAAAAGGGGTTGCCGATGGCAAAAAACACCTGGTGGACGTTCCCCTGACCAAATCTAACTCCATTCCCCATATCTCCTACGGTCAAGCAACCGCCGCCGAAGTCCTCCTGCGACCCGCCGCCCCCGGAACCGGTGTAATTGCCGGTGGTGCCGTGCGTACAGTACTCGAACTGGCGGGCGTACGCAACGTCCTGGCCAAGCAGCTGGGGTCCAACAACCCCCTCAATAACGCCAGGGCCACCGTCCATGCCCTCTCGGAACTGCGTACCTTCTTGGAAGCTGCCCAAGAGCGCGATGTGCCCCTAGAGCAAATCTACTCCTAAACCAATGATGAAGTGAGCGATCTGTAAGATGCCAACAGCGATAGCTATGAAAATTCACCAAGTGAAGGCAAAACCCAGTTCTTACCAAAAACGGCGACGCTTGGGACGCGGTATTTCTGCCGGACAAGGCGCTAGCTGCGGCAAAGGCATGCGCGGACAAAAAGCTCGTTCCGGTGCCGGTCCCCGCCCTGGCTTTGAAGGCGGTCAACAACCCCTTTACCGTCGTTTGCCCAAGTTGAAATACTTCCCCAAGGTAAACTCGAAAGAATATATGGCAGTGAATGTGGGGCATTTAGCTACCTTTGAAAGCCA from Geitlerinema sp. PCC 9228 includes the following:
- the rpsE gene encoding 30S ribosomal protein S5, producing the protein MAERRQKNNRTREKDSNWQERVVQIRRVSKVVKGGKKLNFRAVVIVGNQKGQVGVGVGKAGDVISAVKKGVADGKKHLVDVPLTKSNSIPHISYGQATAAEVLLRPAAPGTGVIAGGAVRTVLELAGVRNVLAKQLGSNNPLNNARATVHALSELRTFLEAAQERDVPLEQIYS
- the rplP gene encoding 50S ribosomal protein L16 codes for the protein MLFPKRTKYRKQQRGRMRGKATRGNNLNFGEYGLITLEPHWITARQIEASRRAMTRYVRRGGKIWIRIFPDKPITMRPAETRMGSGKGTPEYWVAVVKPGRVLFEMGGVSKEVALEALRLASHKLPVKTKIITREQEQT
- the rpsC gene encoding 30S ribosomal protein S3, producing MGQKIHPTGFRLGINQEHRSIWFANSGRYPELLQEDFQIRDYVYKQLSNAGISEIRIERKADQIDLEVRTARPGVVVGRGGSGIEALRTGLQDLLGGNRQIRINVVEVTRVDADANLLAEYITQQLERRVSFRRVVRQAIQRAQKAGVEGIKIQVSGRLNGAEIARTEWTREGRVPLHTLRADLDYSYRTAHTQYGILGVKVWIFKGEIIPGEEDTSAAAESQPIRRQQRRRDGVGA
- the rpsS gene encoding 30S ribosomal protein S19, producing the protein MGRSLKKGPFVADSLLKKIEKLNEKGDKQVIKTWSRASTVLPDMVGHTIAVHNGRQHVPVYITEQMVGHKLGEFAPTRTYRGHAKDKKAGR
- the rplN gene encoding 50S ribosomal protein L14 — protein: MIQKESYLKVADNSGAKSLMCIRVLGSGNRRYAGVGDVVIAVVKDAIPNMAVKKSDIVRAVIVRTRKGLRRESGMSIRFDDNAAVVINPDNNPRGTRVFGPVARELRDRNFTKIVSLAPEVL
- the rplB gene encoding 50S ribosomal protein L2, producing the protein MAIRTLRPYTPGTRDYSLSDFSEITRAQPEKALTKGKHRAKGRNNRGTITCRHRGGGNKRRYRYVDFRRDKHNIPAKVAAIEYDPNRNARIALLYYQDGEKRYILYPTGLQVGSFITAGPDVPIELGNALPLSRIPLGTAIHNVELVPGRGGQIVRAAGSMAQVAAKEGNYVTIKLPSGEARMVRKECYATIGQVGNSEQRNINQGKAGRKRWKGRRPHVRGSVMNPVDHPHGGGEGRAPIGKPSPVTPWGKPTLGYKTRKRKKNSDKFIVRRRNK
- the rpsH gene encoding 30S ribosomal protein S8; translation: MAANDTISDMLTRIRNACLVKHPTTEVPSTRMTRSIAQVLKEEGFIADYEEHSEGVKKNITISLKYKGKNRQPTIHTLKRVSKPGLRVYSNRKELPRVLGGIGVAVISTSKGIMTDREARRQGIGGEVLCYIW
- the rpmC gene encoding 50S ribosomal protein L29; the encoded protein is MAFPKISEVRQLSDEEIAQEIVRLKQRLFELRLEKATGRLEKPHEIKHAKHRLAQLMTVEHERKQQTSTQSEEASEPSQTSAT
- the rplX gene encoding 50S ribosomal protein L24 → MASKRKRKQQKPAKPYKMHVKKGDTVQAISGKDKGKIGEVLRALPKESKVIVKGMNVKTKHVKPQQEGESGQIVTQEAPMHSSNVMLYSTKNEVASRICYTFTEDGRKVRKLKKTGEIID
- the rplF gene encoding 50S ribosomal protein L6, which encodes MSRIGKRPVEIPDKVNLTLDGQQVSVKGPKGELSRVLPDRVIIEHENNTVTVRPRDDSPQAKRLHGLCRTLIANMVEGVSKGFEIRLEIQGVGYRAQLQGNTLTLNLGFSKPVQMAAPEGIEFAVENNTNIFIRGINKEKVGDTAAKIRDLRPPEPYKGKGIRYQGEQVRRKAGKAGKK
- the rplR gene encoding 50S ribosomal protein L18; the encoded protein is MKRTRKEQIKRRHDRVRKRVFGTPERPRLCVFRSNQHIYVQAIDDTQHHTIVAASTLDKDLRSQLSSTATCEAAASVGKLVAQRALEKGVQKVVFDRGGNVYHGRVAALAEGAREGGLNF
- the rplO gene encoding 50S ribosomal protein L15, with the protein product MKIHQVKAKPSSYQKRRRLGRGISAGQGASCGKGMRGQKARSGAGPRPGFEGGQQPLYRRLPKLKYFPKVNSKEYMAVNVGHLATFESHAEVTPQTLQEAGIIHQIKAPVKILGDGELNVPLTVKAAAFSRSARAKIEAAGGRCEIEGQS
- the rplV gene encoding 50S ribosomal protein L22; protein product: MAVAVDDTQEVKAIARHIRMSPTKVRRVLDQIRGRTYQDALIVLRFMPYRACEPILKVLRSAAANAEHNEGLDRASLVVSKAFADQGIYLRRYRPRAQGRVYQVRKPTCHITIAVAPQLEEE
- the rpsQ gene encoding 30S ribosomal protein S17 — encoded protein: MATKERVGVVVSNKMQKTVVVAVENRTAHPKYGKIVVRTKKYKVHDEEERCLEGDRVRIQETRPLSRTKRWKVLEIIESPSRLEQVGEQT
- the rplD gene encoding 50S ribosomal protein L4, whose translation is MVNCAVKNWEGEEVSQINFEWRVAKPENASHIVHRALVRQMTNSRQGTASAKTRSEVRGGGRKPWRQKGTGRARAGSIRSPLWRGGGVIFGPKPRDFEIKMNRKERRLALRTAFQDCLQDAVVVEDFNDRLPRPKTKEVYAALQRWGIDPDRCRVLAIAPKPDPNVTLSMRNLPGVKLIYVNNLNVYDLLTADRLVVTSTALNQIQEVYGDD
- a CDS encoding 50S ribosomal protein L23, with product MVTTNQPEDLRTLADIIRRPIVTEKATILMEENKYTFEVAPQATKPQIRAAIEQLFDVKVDKVRTVNPPRKYRRVGRFFGHKPRYKKAIVTLAGDDSITLFPEV
- the rplE gene encoding 50S ribosomal protein L5 translates to MTLKLKKQYRESIVPNLMKQFNYSNIHQVPQLVKITINRGLGEAAQNAKALDSSIQELSVITGQRPVVTRAKKAIAGFKIRKGMPIGLMVTLRRERMYSFLERLIDLALPRIRDFRGISPKSFDGRGNYTLGIREQLIFPEVDYDSIDQIRGMDITIVTTANTDEEGRALLRELGMPFRDN